CGCGAAATGCCTCCGCCGCGCTGGCGCTGGTGGCCTTCGCACTCGTCGCGCCGTCCTTCCAGAACATCGTGACGAGCCCCTTCCGGCACCTCGCGGAGGATACGGAAGGCTATGGCCTGCAATTCCCCGAGCGGGCGGAGACCTATGACATCTTCGTGCGGGTGCAGCGCACGCAGATGGTGCTCGCGCGCGAGGCGCTCGTCGACCGTTACGCACAGCTTGCGCCCTATGTGACCGAGGACGCGCTGTTCGAGCCGGTCACCTTCCTTGGCGAGCGGCTGCCGCGCTGTACGCTCGATTCCGGGGACGGGGCGATGCACCGCTACATGGCCGACCGGCTGAAGGAGGTGCCGTTCAACTATCCGCCGGAGGCGCAGTTCTTCGTCGCCGATATCGCCTCCGCGATCTGGATTCTCGGGGATTTCGCCCCGCTCGAGGGCGGGGCGCCGTGGTATTATTCGGGGGCGCCGGGGGTCGGCCATGCGGATGCGATCATCGTGCCGACCTGTCCGATCGCCCCGGAGGTGCAGCGCAATGCGCTCGCGGCGATCGAGGCGGCGGGGCTGACCCTGCGCCCGCCGCTGCGCGACGAGATGATGCTGGTCTATCCGGTGGTGAAGTGAGCCGCGCGGGTCAGAGCACGATGGCGAGGGCGAGGTAGCTCACCATCGTGCCGGCGAGTGCGAGGCCCATGGGGAATTTGTGGTGGTCCCAGGAGACCCAGTCGGGCGCCGCGCGGCGTATGGCGGGGAGGGCGCGCAGGGCGCGATGGGCGGCGAAGGCGCCGAGCAGGAAGACCGCGAAGAGCGTGAGCACGGCGGTGGCATCGGCCAGCGGGATGAAGAGGGACATGGCGGCGGCGAACTTGCCGTCGCCCGCGCCGACGCCGAGAAAGGCGAAGGCGAGCATGCCGAGGAGATACATCACGACGCCGTGGGAAAAGCCCCAGAGATACTGGTCGAACGGCAGGAGGAACGGACCCATCGCGACATAGACGAGCGCGAGCGCGATCACGAGCGGGTTCGGCAGCTTCATCCGTTTCAGGTCGTTGAAGGCGGCGAGGAAGGAGACGAGCGCCACGGGCAGCAGGAACCAGGTCGCGGCGACCGGAGGGAGGGAGAGCATGGCGCGCTTCAGCCGTTGGACACGTTGGTCTCGAGGGCGCGCAGGCTGCGCACCGCCGCCTCGAAATGCTGCGGATGGGTGTCGATGGCTTCCCGGATGAGGCCCTTGCCGATGGAGACGTCGCCCGCCTTCACCGCGGCGAGGCCGAGCGTGTAGAGGAGCTGGGCACGTTCGGTCTGGGTCATGTCCATGACCGGGAGGTCGTATTTGCCCTGCGCGCCGCGGGCGAGCACGAGGTTGTTCTTGGCGGTGAACAGGCCGGGATCGTAGGTGACCGCCTGGGCGAAGAGCTTTTCGGCGCCGGCATATTCGCCGCGGGTGAGTTTCGAATAGCCCCAGTTGTTCAGGACGCCCGCGGGCCGGGTCGTCAGCCCGGCGGCGGTCTGGTAGAAGCTGTCCGCCTTCCGCCAGTCCTGGTGGCTGTCGGCAACCATCGCCTCAAGCCGGTAGCGCTTGTAGGTCTCGTGGGTGGGCGGGACGCTGTCGAGCTGGGCCTCGGCGGCTTTCCAGTCGCCGGTGCGGATCAGCGCGTCGGCATAGTCCACGCGGTCGTCCATCCCGGCGTCCTTGTGGGCGACCACCTTTTCCCAGGCGGCGGCCGCGGCGTCGGGCTGGTTGGCGCGGAGCAGGGATTTCGCGAGGCCGCGCTGGAGGTCGAGGCGGTCGGGGTTCTCGTTCGTGGCGCGCAGGAAATAGGAGACGGATTCGTTCGGATCGGCGGCGTTGAGCATGATGTCGGAAAGCCCCGTGCCGTCGATCGCGTTCACCGAGGTATCGGCGCGGCGCACATCCCCGCCAAAGGGTTTCTGACAGGCCGAAAGGGCCAGTGTGCCCGCGAGCGCGAGCGTGATCATGGAAATATTGCGCATGGCGCCTGCCACCTCTTCGTCTGCCCCTTGTCGCCCCCGGCGGTTTCGTCGGACCGGCCCGTTTCCCGGATCTCTGGTCCACCGCTCTGTCTTCAGCGCGCGAGAAGGAGATACTCCCCCGACCCGCGACGCACCAAGGCGAAATCGCTCTCGTTTTCCTCAATATATCCGGGATTTTCGAGTTTTGCGAGCGCCATGCGCAGATTGTCCCGGATCTCGGCAGATCGGCCACTATCGAGCGCATAGGCGG
The nucleotide sequence above comes from Celeribacter indicus. Encoded proteins:
- a CDS encoding tetratricopeptide repeat protein; translated protein: MRNISMITLALAGTLALSACQKPFGGDVRRADTSVNAIDGTGLSDIMLNAADPNESVSYFLRATNENPDRLDLQRGLAKSLLRANQPDAAAAAWEKVVAHKDAGMDDRVDYADALIRTGDWKAAEAQLDSVPPTHETYKRYRLEAMVADSHQDWRKADSFYQTAAGLTTRPAGVLNNWGYSKLTRGEYAGAEKLFAQAVTYDPGLFTAKNNLVLARGAQGKYDLPVMDMTQTERAQLLYTLGLAAVKAGDVSIGKGLIREAIDTHPQHFEAAVRSLRALETNVSNG
- a CDS encoding prepilin peptidase, whose amino-acid sequence is MLSLPPVAATWFLLPVALVSFLAAFNDLKRMKLPNPLVIALALVYVAMGPFLLPFDQYLWGFSHGVVMYLLGMLAFAFLGVGAGDGKFAAAMSLFIPLADATAVLTLFAVFLLGAFAAHRALRALPAIRRAAPDWVSWDHHKFPMGLALAGTMVSYLALAIVL